In Aedes albopictus strain Foshan chromosome 3, AalbF5, whole genome shotgun sequence, the genomic window GCACCGTTTTAACACTATTTTTGATGCCGTAAATCATTCTACAATAATTTATTTACATTAGATCCCGAAATTTCActccaactttgttattgttgtacctatgttcaaaacaggttattcaaaaccaaacttcacATCGTTGTGCGCAGCATTGGAAATGAATGTTTAAAATACGTTACTATGATGTTTTTGCAATGTATTTCAATCAATTCAAGTGGTATTCGATAAACATGTTATGTAGATGTACAACAGTTGTAATTTAAACGTATTCCTAATAGTTTGAGTTCTTCCCTATCAGGTCAGacaaattacagtgcctgctaaaaagtttcacaaTACCATTTCTATATACAGCCTGTTGATGTTCATCTACGGATGTTTTCCCCAATAATTATACATCTGAAACAGTTTAAACATTAAATTAAATTATATAATTTGCAAAATGATAACGAATACAAATTCTACAGACTTAAAGAACATCAtcaatataacattattgaaaatagaaTTCCGAAACATCCTGACGCTACTGTAgcaagaagccaccatgttgcaagtctgtaaatttgtttgaaaatctcaCATAAAGCACAGAAAAACAAAAACCTTCCTTCTTGTCTCCAATCCGACGGAAGGCGAATGAATACATGAGAAGCAAATGTGTTTCTTACACCATAAATTTTAAATGGCACATGGAATTAAGGCATAGTGACGATGTTTGGCGATAAATTGTAGGCGTAAAATTTTTTGAGCCATTACTTGGAACCTCATGATAGGTGTCAGATTTATTTGCGTTTGAAAAATTATGATTCTCCTGGTAACAACAAGTAAGTATTTACGATGTTTGTTGAGAACACATTCtatacttaattttatgttataataatgtattgaaaaacatcttcagtatcatcaatgatgttttataagccgccattttttgcgctttttcggtgatataagcgtACGAAAATACGTTTTCCATATTCGAAACAGAACATGGACTTTggtatgaaacatgtattatatacactattgtaacaagttgtgttacttgggtataacgTTCTTCGCCAATCTACACCCGAAGACTGCTGCCTGCAGTTCTAATCGTGGAATGGAGGTGTACTTCAAGGGTGCTACGCGAGTCTTTGCAGCAATCAGCGAACATTCCACTTGATTCCCTTCTACGAGTCGCAAGAACACTGCCGCTGCCATTGCACTTTCGCTTGCGTCAACGAATACGTGAATTTCCACGGAAGCTGCGCCCAAAGATGAAACAACTTGCCGGTAACACCTAGGAATCCGTAATTTCTCTACTTCTGGTAGCAATTGCAGCCAGTCACGCCACTTCTCGAACAGGTTGTCGGGGATTCGTTCGTCCCAGTCAACGTTAGCACGCCAAACCTCCTGTAGCAAGATTTTCAACAAGACCAGGAAGTGATCGATGAGACCTAGAGGGTCGTATATGGTCATCAGCGTCCGAAGGATCTCCCGTTTAGTAGGGCAACGACTTCCATCAAGCAGCGCCGAATCAAATCTGGTCCAGcatattttatatttgaacacGTCGTCCTTCGTATCCCACCACATTCCGAGGATTTTTTGACTCGCCATCTCCGCAGATATGTTCAGGTCCTTTTCCGTTGACTCGTCCCCATTCATAGTGGAAAGCACCAACGGAGAATTGGAAACCCAATTGCGGATTTCAAATCCACCCTCCATGTGGATGAAACGCACCGACTCCGCCAGTTCAACTGCTTCTTGCTCCGTTTCAACGCTGAAAACCATGTCATCCACGTAGTGCCGTTTTTTGATGACCGCTACCGCTGTTGGATATTCTTCTTCGAATCTTTCGGCGTTCTTGTTCTTCACAAACTGGGCTGTGGCAGGAGAACAGCTCGCCCCGAATGTCATTACCTGCATGACGTAGATGCTTGGATCACCGTGTTCGTCGCGGTCACGCCAAAGAAAACGCTGACATTGCTGGTCCTCAGGATTGATGTCGACCTGATGGAACATCTCACGGATGTCGGCACAAACGCCTATTCGATGCTCACGGAATTGGTACAGGATGCCCACAAGAGACGCTAACTGGTCTGGGCCAGTGAGGAGCACCGAATTCAGTGATATCCCGTATGCTTGGGCGGCAGCGTCCCACACAATCCGGACCTTGCCTGGCTTATTCGGATTGTATACCGGAAAAATAGGCAAGTACCATACCCGCTCGTATGTTGTTGACAGCTCCTCCGACGTTAGCTTGCGGATGTAGTTTTTCGACCTGTATTCCGCAATCTTTTCGTGCAGGATGTTCGCTAACTCCGTGTCCTTCTCCATGCGTTTTTCCAAGCATCTCCAACGACGAACTGCAACTGCTTTGTTGTCCGGCAGACGGATTTTGTCGGACCGCCATAACAGGCCTGCTTCGTAACGTTCTCCGTTGAAGTGAGTGCGAGATTCCAGAAGAGCCATGGCGCGTTCATCGTCCTTAGAAAGCCGTCCGACGTGGCTCGGTTGAACTACCAAACCATCCATGGAGAAGTAATCTTTCACCATCTGATTCAGATGCGTCAGGCCTGGTTCGTTGCAGGAGCAGATGTGGTACGTATGACTGGCTGTACTCGAAAAGTCCTGCGATTCCCAGCCACCGTATACAGTCCAGCCAAGATTGGTTTTGACGGCGATTGGCTCACCCATTTTGCCTTCACGACTCCTTCGCACCAGCATTAGGTTGGCATGCTTCAATCCAATCAGTATTCGTGGACGAACGTTACAATACGAGTCCACGGGCAGACCACGCAGGTAGCCGTACCGCTCTGAGAGTTGGTCCATATCTAGTGACTGGTACGGCAGTTGTAGCTCTTCGACAGTCCTCACATCCTGCAATAACGTCCGCTTTCCATCCTTTCCGCATATTTCGACGTTGATACTCTGTGAGTCTGATTCGTAGCGGTGGGTACCTCCCGTCCATTTCAGGCAGAGAGGCAGAACTGCTCCAGAAAGCTTAAGATCCTCCGCAAGCTGCTGATCGATGAGTGTCAACTCTGACCCATCGTCTAAAAAGGCGTAACATCTCACGTGCACTCCGTCGCCATACAGAGTTACCGGCAGGTACCGGAACGATCCTGGACCTGTTGATGATTGGTGCGTATTCACATTGCGTTCTTCGTTCTGCTTTGAAGACCCACATCTGTTGGATGTAACACTGCTCGATGCACCGGGTACGGCTAAGTCTCTGTGGAGTAATACGTGGTGCTTGAACGTGCAACCGTTCTTTCCACATTCTCCGGAATTGCAGCCACCTTTATGTTGCCGAAGACACTTGCGACAGAAATTGAAGCCGCGAACAGTGGCCCATTTCGCCTCGTACGACAAATCCAGGAATCTTTTGCATTTTGCCAGACACTTGCAATCACTCTTGCAGGCCGGGCAGGGTTTCGATTCTCCGCTCCCTACGACTGCTGACTGCTGAGTTTGGCGGGCTTGCTGATACCTATCCGTGACCGGCACTTCAGCGTGGGTGCTCACGTACTTCTCCTTACGAACTCCTCTCGCGAACTCCTGCGTCTTGTTTCCACGGCACTGCGGTTCGAAGACCACGTTCACATCCTCCGCCAGGTTGTATATCCACCGGCCAAACGTGGATAGCTTCGCTTTCCGCAACTTCCTCTTGTATCGGGCCCAGTCCAGTCTAATTTGCGGTGGCaacttcttctcgaattccttcatCAACGTCGTATCACACATGTACTGCTTCTCTCCGCAAGCTTCTATCGTAGCACAGAGGTTTTGAACTTCCAGCGCAAAGTCGACCAGTTTGTCCATCGCGTCCGGCTTGATGATCGGCATTGCTATTATTTTCTCCTTTAAGTAGTCGATAATCGTCTCCGGTCTGCCAAACCGCAGCTTCAACGCACTGATCGCTCTTCCCACGGTTTCAGGCCGCATCAAAAAACTTCGGACAGCGTTGAACGCATCTCCCTTCAAACAGTTCCTGAGGCGAATCATGTTTTCGGCGTCCGTGTATCCACACATGGCTGAAGTATCTTCGTACGTTGACACAAACATCGGCCATTCCTCCGGATTACCGCTAAACTTCGGCAGTTCGCGAGGAACAACTTGACGGGCTGCTAGTTCATCCTTCGAAAGCTTCCTGTCGCTCCGCAATGATTGTTGTCGCTCCGTTCCAGATCggttgctacttccacctttcgggACCTTCCTGGTCGAGGTCATTTTAGGCCTGAGATGCCTTCGCCCTACGAGCTCTCCGACGGATTGCGCTCCATCTGCTCTACCATCTCGATCCGCTCCGCTTTCCGTCGACGTCTCTTCGTCACTATCTGATTCGCTATCAGACGCTGAAATTTCGCTCGAAGCCTCGGTTTCCACGCAGTCTTCAGAATCATAATCTCTGGCTTCCTTGTACGACTGCTTGTCCTTTTCACGGATCTCGCTGTGACGCTTCAACCAGTGCTCAACTTTATTGACGACATTCGGCTGATCAACAGCGGATTCGCCACTACCTTCCAGATCAGCCATCTCCTTCAGGACCTCGAACTTCTTCTTCGCCAATTCTCGCTTCCGTTGCATTTCTTCTCGCATCAACTCCTCCTCAGCTTTGATCTGCTGCAGTTCCACGTCCAAACGAGCTTTTGCCGACTTTCGTGATGCTGCTGAAACTACGGAACCGGCCCGGTTCGTTTTCAAGCTTGGAGCTGGCCCTCCGACTGTACCGGCTAGCTCATCGGCCTCTTTCGTCTGCTCGTTCACTCCATCTATCTGCCCCTCCTTCCGATTCGCCTTCTTTGTAccttttgcagctgcagctcgcgTCATCATCTTCCGTGGAATCGCTCCTTTGGCTGCCTTCGCGGTATCGCATTTCAAGCAGGTCCAATTGTAGCCCTTGATATCCTCGGAAACACCCACGCACGAGAAATGATGCCACACGTCACATGAATTGCATTGCACCATACGCTCATTGACCGGGTTTTCGCATAACGCACAACTCTTTTCAGCCGAAATGGTGGCTTGAGGGTCTGATTTAGGGGGATTTAGAGGTTTAGAGGTCGAACTGGCGACGATGTCGCTTTTTGAGGCTTTGTTCTGGGTCTGTTTAGACGGGTCTTTGGGGGGTTCTTTATTTACTGACCTTATACTAGGAGGAGACTTCTGCTGCTTACCTTTGGTCTTCTTTGCAGTATCCATACCTGGATCCGACATCGTTCCGGGGTAAACGAAATTTTAATTTGTTGGCCGCGCCAACTGGAGGGATCGTCTTCCGAAAAAATGAACCAACGCACACTTTTGGCTGGTTAAAATTTCCTTTAATATAATGATAGGGGGTTAATATGGGGTTTTGATACAATCAATTTCACCTTACGTTTAGTGCCTCCTGCAATCTCTTCTACCTCGACTCTGCTGATTGAAGCCTCCTTCGTATTTAGGTTAAGCTGCATGTAATATTAGGTTTTAAACATTTAGGATAAGTTTTTAATCAATTCAAATGCATGTTTTAGGTTTAGTTCTTACCCCTTTGCACTCAATTTAGCCCAACAATCTATGAAGTTTCCAAACCATAGAATAATGAATTGGGCACGATTGCGGACCGGGAATCAAAGGGAGTAATAttgatctaaatataacaaatatTAAATTCTTCGAATTGATCCAACAAATAGTGGGTAATTACTTCACTCCTCACCAATCTTCAGCACTGATAGCTAAGTATTCCAATAGAAACTAGTTATAATTTTACAAATTGTAGATTTCTCACTGAACATCAACATGAATCAGCATTCTTCTGTGTTTTTCTGCTCTCTGTCAAACCAatgatgacgggcttggtggtctagtggctacagcttctgatttatatgcagaaggtcctgggttcaatccctggcccttccctttcatcctactttgtatctttctattcactttctctctctctcttctctacatatacaactcatgtatattcaaatgttcatagccatcgctagaatcagaaacgaattggaaaacaaagtcgtttcccttccttccaacttccactcacagcacagtgtatataacgcctacaagttatgcaaccgaagcgtgctgtgccgcttgaccttattcaccttattcaccacacaatctatcacctcacgaacactataaataacccctatccatggatcgcatcaccgacccaacggtgactcccagatctcccatcctttccgtctaacaaataccccagtccgtgctggatgtggggatgcagaggtgatctcggtctttagtagcaacaaccagcacactctaacattcctttcccttcccaactgactataaggacgtggccggcgccgttattgatccaaaatgcatgagctgctaaaattgcactttgagaataagtggagtgtcccagcccttattca contains:
- the LOC134291488 gene encoding uncharacterized protein LOC134291488; its protein translation is MSDPGMDTAKKTKGKQQKSPPSIRSVNKEPPKDPSKQTQNKASKSDIVASSTSKPLNPPKSDPQATISAEKSCALCENPVNERMVQCNSCDVWHHFSCVGVSEDIKGYNWTCLKCDTAKAAKGAIPRKMMTRAAAAKGTKKANRKEGQIDGVNEQTKEADELAGTVGGPAPSLKTNRAGSVVSAASRKSAKARLDVELQQIKAEEELMREEMQRKRELAKKKFEVLKEMADLEGSGESAVDQPNVVNKVEHWLKRHSEIREKDKQSYKEARDYDSEDCVETEASSEISASDSESDSDEETSTESGADRDGRADGAQSVGELVGRRHLRPKMTSTRKVPKGGSSNRSGTERQQSLRSDRKLSKDELAARQVVPRELPKFSGNPEEWPMFVSTYEDTSAMCGYTDAENMIRLRNCLKGDAFNAVRSFLMRPETVGRAISALKLRFGRPETIIDYLKEKIIAMPIIKPDAMDKLVDFALEVQNLCATIEACGEKQYMCDTTLMKEFEKKLPPQIRLDWARYKRKLRKAKLSTFGRWIYNLAEDVNVVFEPQCRGNKTQEFARGVRKEKYVSTHAEVPVTDRYQQARQTQQSAVVGSGESKPCPACKSDCKCLAKCKRFLDLSYEAKWATVRGFNFCRKCLRQHKGGCNSGECGKNGCTFKHHVLLHRDLAVPGASSSVTSNRCGSSKQNEERNVNTHQSSTGPGSFRYLPVTLYGDGVHVRCYAFLDDGSELTLIDQQLAEDLKLSGAVLPLCLKWTGGTHRYESDSQSINVEICGKDGKRTLLQDVRTVEELQLPYQSLDMDQLSERYGYLRGLPVDSYCNVRPRILIGLKHANLMLVRRSREGKMGEPIAVKTNLGWTVYGGWESQDFSSTASHTYHICSCNEPGLTHLNQMVKDYFSMDGLVVQPSHVGRLSKDDERAMALLESRTHFNGERYEAGLLWRSDKIRLPDNKAVAVRRWRCLEKRMEKDTELANILHEKIAEYRSKNYIRKLTSEELSTTYERVWYLPIFPVYNPNKPGKVRIVWDAAAQAYGISLNSVLLTGPDQLASLVGILYQFREHRIGVCADIREMFHQVDINPEDQQCQRFLWRDRDEHGDPSIYVMQVMTFGASCSPATAQFVKNKNAERFEEEYPTAVAVIKKRHYVDDMVFSVETEQEAVELAESVRFIHMEGGFEIRNWVSNSPLVLSTMNGDESTEKDLNISAEMASQKILGMWWDTKDDVFKYKICWTRFDSALLDGSRCPTKREILRTLMTIYDPLGLIDHFLVLLKILLQEVWRANVDWDERIPDNLFEKWRDWLQLLPEVEKLRIPRCYRQVVSSLGAASVEIHVFVDASESAMAAAVFLRLVEGNQVECSLIAAKTRVAPLKYTSIPRLELQAAVFGCRLAKNVIPK